A stretch of Henckelia pumila isolate YLH828 chromosome 4, ASM3356847v2, whole genome shotgun sequence DNA encodes these proteins:
- the LOC140862709 gene encoding uncharacterized protein: protein MVNLGDESHGSVCGHWGDDDDRKPSPPPFWTPPLRYAQMTMRFEVPSSEDGGREQAPIHDHLLVGQTSQAGGQPTGVGIRSDGVQERFRSNGPKEFAGSTDPLEAEEWVKSLEDIFVYMQLADENRVRCAVFMLRGDARLWWEGAKLNEFLNLKQGGMLVAEYIKKFERGCYFVPLIETIAIENLRHFMDGLKPTIKRDVIMAEPTDYKVAVNKALKAELSWKEIEEESQGKRQPFQHQDQPGPAKKRNVGPYQFQGQRQTAPKTAEKPFCPNCQKNHFGQCMKGQNVCFKYGVVGHYVKDCPQRKQPVQGRAFVMTKEEANPDTTVITGIISLFGLCTTALLYLGASHSFISESCMRKFPKLSEKSITGFNVTVPSGEELFSNLVFPNIDLELQGNKVVADLIVLPMPEFDIILGMDWLAKNGVSIDFQQRMGFLVSLSVTKELQRPSLEKVEVVCEYLEVFPDDIFGLPPDRDLEFSIELVPNANPVSKKPYQLAPTEMKELKDQIQGLLDKGFVRPSFSPWGAPVLFVKKKDDSKANVVVDALSRKSASIAQLTVQRPLLIEMQKFELEVLTQEVFAKLLALTLHPTLRERIQEGQLSDAQLIKWRQRDEEKDKNLYTLEDGLVRYRGRLWVPEDRTIRNDMLVEAHRSPYSFHPGSTKMYKDMQKLYWWPDMKRDIFKFVSECLTCQQVKAEHQRPAGMLKPLPIPEWKWDNVSMDFVVGLPKTLKGLNCIWVIVDRLTKSAHFLPVKTT, encoded by the exons ATGACAATGAGGTTTGAGGTGCCGTCTAGCGAGGATGGTGGTCGTGAGCAAGCGCCTATCCATGACCATTTG CTAGTGGGGCAAACGTCCCAAGCTGGAGGACAACCGACTGGTGTCGGGATAAGGTCGGATGGAGTTCAAGAGCGCTTCAGGAGCAATGGACCGAAAGAATTTGCAGGCAGCACAGACCCATTGGAGGCTGAAGAATGGGTCAAATCTTTGGAGGATATTTTTGTTTATATGCAACTTGCTGATGAGAACAGGGTGAGATGTGCGGTGTTTATGTTAAGGGGTGATGCCAGGCTATGGTGGGAAGGTGCTAAACTAAAT GAATTCCTCAATCTGAAACAAGGTGGGATGTTGGTAGCCGAGTATATTAAGAAATTTGAGAGAGGATGTTATTTTGTTCCACTAATAGAGACAATTGCTATCGAAAATTTGAGGCACTTCATGGATGGATTAAAACCTACAATCAAACGTGATGTTATTATGGCGGAACCTACTGATTATAAAGTGGCGGTCAATAAAGCATTAAAAGCAGAGTTGAGCTGGAAGGAAATAGAGGAAGAAAGTCAAGGAAAGAGGCAACCATTTCAGCATCAGGATCAACCAGGACCGGCCAAGAAAAGAAACGTAGGACCGTATCAATTCCAAGGGCAGCGTCAAACCGCTCCTAAGACTGCGGAAAAACCATTTTGTCCTAATTGTCAGAAAAATCATTTTGGACAGTGCATGAAGGGACAAAATGTGTGCTTTAAATACGGAGTGGTGGGCCATTATGTCAAGGACTGCCCTCAACGTAAGCAACCAGTTCAAGGAAGAGCTTTTGTGATGACAAAAGAGGAGGCAAACCCAGACACGACTGTGATCACAGGTATTATATCTCTATTTGGATTGTGCACTACTGCCTTGTTATATTTGGGAGCATCACATTCGTTTATATCCGAGTCTTGCATGAGAAAATTTCCTAAATTATCTGAGAAATCGATAACGGGATTCAATGTGACTGTTCCATCAGGGGAAGAATTGTTTTCAAATCTAGTGTTTCCTAACATAGATCTTGAGTTACAGGGAAACAAGGTAGTGGCTGATTTGATAGTACTACCTATGCCAGAATTTGACATCATCTTGGGAATGGATTGGTTGGCCAAGAATGGGGTGTCAATTGATTTCCAACAAAGAATG GGTTTCCTAGTCAGTTTATCAGTTACCAAGGAACTTCAACGACCTTCTTTGGAAAAAGTGGAGGTGGTCTGTGAATATCTAGAGgtatttcctgatgatattTTTGGTCTTCCACCGGACAGGGATCTAGAATTTTCTATTGAATTGGTACCAAATGCGAATCCCGTTTCCAAAAAACCATATCAATTGGCTCCGACTGAAATGAAGGAGCTCAAAGACCAGATTCAAGGATTATTGGATAAAGGATTTGTACGCCCAAGTTTCTCACCATGGGGTGCaccagtcttgtttgtgaagaagaaagacgaCA gtaaagctaatgtcgTAGTTGATGCTTTGAGTAGAAAATCAGCAAGTATAGCTCAACTGACAGTTCAGCGACCCTTGTTGATCGAGATGCAAAAGTTTGAATTGGAGGTATTGACTCAGGAAGTTTTTGCTAAGCTGCTAGCTTTGACACTACATCCTACATTGAGAGAAAGGATACAGGAAGGTCAATTGTCTGATGCACAATTAATTAAGTGGAGACAAAGGGATGAGGAAAAAGACAAGAATTTGTATACTTTGGAGGACGGATTGGTTCGTTATCGAGGTAGACTTTGGGTTCCAGAGGATAGAACTATCAGAAATGATATGTTGGTCGAGGCACATAGGTCTCCGTATTCCTTCCACCCagggagtacaaagatgtaCAAAGACATGCAAAAACTATATTGGTGGCCAGATATGAAACGtgatattttcaaatttgttaGTGAATGCCTCACGTGTCAACAGGTAAAAGCAGAGCATCAGAGACCAGCTGGCATGTTAAAGCCGCTTCCCAtaccagaatggaaatgggataaTGTTAGCATGGATTTTGTGGTTGGTTTACCAAAGACTTTGAAGGGGTTAAACTGCATATGGGTGATTGTTGATCGTCTCACAAAGTCTGCTCATTTCTTGCCTGTGAAGACAACCTAA
- the LOC140862708 gene encoding uncharacterized protein, which translates to MAYQCIVSDRDPRFTSSFWKSLHQALGTKLTFSTSFHAQTDGQSERVIQILEDLLRACVIDFQGSWDSKFSLIEFTYKNSYQASIKMDPYEALYGRKCRTPIHWDDVGERADLGPKIVRQTTEMVVQIRNRMKTAQSRQKSYADKRRRDLEFLVGDHVFLKIAPMKGVMRFGRKGKLSPRYIGPFEILERVGTLAYRLALPPHLSAVHNVFHVSMLRKYLSDSAHVLEFEPLQLSQDFSYEERPIGILKRQEKRLRNKVIPMIKVQWSNHSEEEATWELESVMHEKYPDFIDDNELVGQTSQAGGQPTGVGIRSDGVQERFRSNGPKEFAGSTDPLEAEEWVKSLEDIFVYMQLADENRVRCAVFMLRGDARLWWEGAKLNVNLTTLKWEGFKQVFFEKYFTTDVRSRLTKEFLNLKQGGMLVAEYIKKFERGCYFVPLIETIAIENLRHFMDGLKPTIKRDVIMAEPTDYKVAVNKALKAELSWKEIEEESQGKRQPFQHQDQPGPAKKRNVGPYQFQGQRQTAPKTAEKPFCPNCQKNHFGQCMKGQNVCFKYGVVGHYVKDCPQRKQPVQGRAFVMTKEEANPDTTVITGIISLFGLCTTALLYLGASHSFISESCMRKFPKLSEKSITGFNVTVPSGEELFSNLVFPNIDLELQGNKVVADLIVLPMPEFDIILGMDWLAKNGVSIDFQQRMGFLVSLSVTKELQRPSLEKVEVVCEYLEVFPDDIFGLPPDRDLEFSIELVPNANPVSKKPYQLAPTEMKELKDQIQGLLDKGFVRPSFSPWGAPVLFVKKKDDRYHQLKIKESDIHKTVFGTRYGHYEFLVMPFGVTNAPSIFMDLINRIFQPFLDNFAIVFIDDILDKRLYAKFRKCEFWLERVTFLGHVVSKEGVEVDPYKVEAVKNWPVPKTVTKIRKANVVVDALSRKSASIAQLTVQRPLLIEMQKFELEVLTQEVFAKLLALTLHPTLRERIQEGQLSDAQLIKWRQRDEEKDKNLYTLEDGLVRYRGRLWVPEDRTIRNDMLVEAHRSPYSFHPGSTKMYKDMQKLYWWPDMKRDIFKFVSECLTCQQVKAEHQRPAGMLKPLPIPEWKWDNVSMDFVVGLPKTLKGLNCIWVIVDRLTKSAHFLPVKTT; encoded by the exons atggcataccagtgtatAGTGTCAGATAGAGACCCCCGATTTACTTCAAGTTTCTGGAAGAGTTTACATCAGGCTTTGGGGACGAAGTTGACCTTTAGCACATCTTTTCACGCccagactgatggacagtcggAGAGGGTCATACAGATTTTGGAGGATTTACTGCGAGCATGTGTCATAGATTTTCAAGGGAGTTGGGATTCGAAGTTTTCGCTAATCGAATTCACCTACAAGAATAGCTATCAGGCTTCCATAAAGATGGATCCTTATGAGGCCTTATATGGAAGAAAATGTAGGACTCCCATTCATTGGGATGATGTTGGAGAACGAGCAGATTTAGGTCCAAAAATTGTGAGGCAAACAACAGAAATGGTGGTTCAAATTCGTAATAGAATGAAAACTGCTCAGAGTCGAcaaaagagttatgcagataagAGGCGTCGTGATTTGGAATTTTTGGTAGGAGATCATGTTTTCCTAAAGATAGCACCAATGAAAGGTGTGATGAGATTTGGAAGAAAAGGAAAATTAAGCCCAAGATACATTGGACCGTTTGAAATTCTAGAGCGAGTGGGGACCCTAGCCTACAGGTTGGCTCTACCACCCCATCTTTCTGCAGTTCACAATgtgtttcatgtatcgatgctacGTAAGTATTTATCTGATTCAGCTCATGTATTAGAATTCGAACCACTACAATTATCGCAGGACTTTTCTTATGAGGAGAGACCTATAGGTATCCTCAAGAGACAAGAAAAGAGACTGAGAAATAAAGTGATACCTATGATTAAGGTTCAATGGTCGAATCATTCAgaagaagaagcaacttgggaattGGAATCAGTTATGCATGAAAAGTATCCAGATTTTATTG ATGACAATGAG CTAGTGGGGCAAACGTCCCAAGCTGGAGGACAACCGACTGGTGTCGGAATAAGGTCGGATGGAGTTCAAGAGCGCTTCAGGAGCAATGGACCGAAAGAATTTGCAGGCAGCACAGACCCATTGGAGGCTGAAGAATGGGTCAAATCTTTGGAGGATATTTTTGTTTATATGCAACTTGCTGATGAGAACAGGGTGAGATGTGCGGTGTTTATGTTAAGGGGTGATGCCAGGCTATGGTGGGAAGGTGCTAAACTAAATGTAAACTTGACAACATTGAAGTGGGAAGGTTTTAAACAAgtgttctttgagaagtacttCACTACTGACGTACGTTCTCGTTTGACCAAGGAATTCCTCAATCTGAAACAAGGTGGGATGTTGGTAGCCGAGTATATTAAGAAATTTGAGAGAGGATGTTATTTTGTTCCACTAATAGAGACAATTGCTATCGAAAATTTGAGGCACTTCATGGATGGATTAAAACCTACAATCAAACGTGATGTTATTATGGCGGAACCTACTGATTATAAAGTGGCGGTCAATAAAGCATTAAAAGCAGAGTTGAGCTGGAAGGAAATAGAGGAAGAAAGTCAAGGAAAGAGGCAACCATTTCAGCATCAGGATCAACCAGGACCGGCCAAGAAAAGAAACGTAGGACCGTATCAATTCCAAGGGCAGCGTCAAACCGCTCCTAAGACTGCGGAAAAACCATTTTGTCCTAATTGTCAGAAAAATCATTTTGGACAGTGCATGAAGGGACAAAATGTGTGCTTTAAATACGGAGTGGTGGGCCATTATGTCAAGGACTGCCCTCAACGTAAGCAACCAGTTCAAGGAAGAGCTTTTGTGATGACAAAAGAGGAGGCAAACCCAGACACGACTGTGATCACAGGTATTATATCTCTATTTGGATTGTGCACTACTGCCTTGTTATATTTGGGAGCATCACATTCGTTTATATCCGAGTCTTGCATGAGAAAATTTCCTAAATTATCTGAGAAATCGATAACGGGATTCAATGTGACTGTTCCATCAGGGGAAGAATTGTTTTCAAATCTAGTGTTTCCTAACATAGATCTTGAGTTACAGGGAAACAAGGTAGTGGCTGATTTGATAGTACTACCTATGCCAGAATTTGACATCATCTTGGGAATGGATTGGTTGGCCAAGAATGGGGTGTCAATTGATTTCCAACAAAGAATG GGTTTCCTAGTCAGTTTATCAGTTACCAAGGAACTTCAACGACCTTCTTTGGAAAAAGTGGAGGTGGTCTGTGAATATCTAGAGgtatttcctgatgatattTTTGGTCTTCCACCGGACAGGGATCTAGAATTTTCTATTGAATTGGTACCAAATGCGAATCCCGTTTCCAAAAAACCATATCAATTGGCTCCGACTGAAATGAAGGAGCTCAAAGACCAGATTCAAGGATTATTGGATAAAGGATTTGTACGCCCAAGTTTCTCACCATGGGGTGCaccagtcttgtttgtgaagaagaaagacgaCA GGTACCACCAGTTGAAAATCAAGGAGTCAGATATTCATAAGACAGTGTTTGGAactcgttatgggcattacgagtttttggttatgccatttggagTGACAAATGCACCGTCAATATTTATGGATTTGATTAACAGAATATTTCAACCGTTTTTGGATAATTTTGCCATTgtgttcattgatgatatcctg GATAAGCGtctgtatgccaagttcagaaaatgtgaattttggttggaaaGAGTAACATTCTTGGGTCATGTGGTTTCGAAAGAAGGAGTGGAGGTTGACCCTTATAAAGTTGAAGCAGTGAAAAATTGGCCAGTGCCTAAGACTGTTACAAaaattc gtaaagctaatgtcgTAGTTGATGCTTTGAGTAGAAAATCAGCAAGTATAGCTCAACTGACAGTTCAGCGACCCTTGTTGATCGAGATGCAAAAGTTTGAATTGGAGGTATTGACTCAGGAAGTTTTTGCTAAGCTGCTAGCTTTGACACTACATCCTACATTGAGAGAAAGGATACAGGAAGGTCAATTGTCTGATGCACAATTAATTAAGTGGAGACAAAGGGATGAGGAAAAAGACAAGAATTTGTATACTTTGGAGGACGGATTGGTTCGTTATCGAGGTAGACTTTGGGTTCCAGAGGATAGAACTATCAGAAATGATATGTTGGTCGAGGCACATAGGTCTCCGTATTCCTTCCACCCagggagtacaaagatgtaCAAAGACATGCAAAAACTATATTGGTGGCCAGATATGAAACGtgatattttcaaatttgttaGTGAATGCCTCACGTGTCAACAGGTAAAAGCAGAGCATCAGAGACCAGCTGGCATGTTAAAGCCGCTTCCCAtaccagaatggaaatgggataaTGTTAGCATGGATTTTGTGGTTGGTTTACCAAAGACTTTGAAGGGGTTAAACTGCATATGGGTGATTGTTGATCGTCTCACAAAGTCTGCTCATTTCTTGCCTGTGAAGACAACCTAA